From the Primulina tabacum isolate GXHZ01 chromosome 3, ASM2559414v2, whole genome shotgun sequence genome, one window contains:
- the LOC142540455 gene encoding SEC12-like protein 1, protein MDARDVPGDGVVTCATWIRRPENAHLAAVGKSKPFSIEIFSFDPKTTSLSPSPKAKYEFEEGVNPVTIAVHPSGDSIVCATSSGDCKWFSLSGREDNIKLLNEEVLPLQGIGLQKCLAFSVDGTKFATGGFDGHLRIFEWTNMRIILDEPRAHKSFQDMDFSLDSEFLASTSTDGSARIWNTNDGAPITTLTRNSDESIELCRFSKDGTKPFLFCSVQKGNKALTVVWDISSWKKVGHKRLLRKPASIMSVSLDGKYLALGSKDGDICVVDIKKMEVSHWSKRLHLGANIESLVFCPSERVILTTSTEWGVMITKLSVPADWKEWQIYILLLGLFLASVVAFYIFFQNSDSFWNFPLAKDQSARSNIESFLGDAQSDDQKWGAFGPVDL, encoded by the exons ATGGACGCCAGAGACGTGCCGGGAGATGGTGTTGTGACTTGTGCGACGTGGATCAGACGGCCAGAAAACGCGCATTTGGCGGCGGTCGGAAAATCGAAGCCATTTTCTATAGAGATATTCTCCTTCGATCCGAAGACCACCTCTCTCTCTCCATCCCCAAAG GCTAAGTATGAATTTGAAGAAGGGGTTAATCCAGTGACAATTGCTGTGCATCCCAGTGGAGATAGCATAGTTTGTGCAACCAGTTCTGGCGACTGCAA ATGGTTCAGTTTGTCTGGCCGGGAAGACAATATAAAACTTTTGAACGAAGAGGTGCTTCCACTGCAAGGAATTGGATTGCAAAAGTGCTTAGCTTTTAGTGTAGACGGAACTAAATTTGCAACTGGTGGATTT GACGGACACCTTAGAATATTTGAGTGGACAAACATGCGCATCATTTTAGACGAACCAAGAGCTCACAAGTCATTTCAAGACATGGATTTTAG CTTAGACTCAGAATTTCTAGCTTCAACATCAACTGATGGCTCGGCAAGAATATGGAACACAAATGATGGAGCTCCTATAACAACCTTGACACGGAACTCA GATGAAAGCATTGAACTTTGCCGATTTTCTAAAGACGGGACAAAACCCTTTCTATTTTGCAGTGTTCAAAAAG GAAACAAAGCACTGACAGTTGTTTGGGACATAAGTTCATGGAAGAAAGTTGGGCACAAGAGGTTATTGAGAAAGCCAGCTTCAATAATGTCCGTGAGTTTGGATGGAAAATATCTTGCTTT GGGGAGCAAGGATGGAGATATATGTGTCGTAGACATTAAAAAAATGGAAGTCAGCCATTGGAGCAAGAGGTTGCACTTGGGCGCTAACATTGAATCATTAGTCTTTTGCCCCAGTGAAAG AGTAATTCTTACTACGTCTACCGAATGGGGAGTAATGATTACTAAACTGAGTGTTCCTGCCGATTGGAAAG AATGGCAAATCTATATACTACTGTTGGGGCTATTTTTGGCTTCCGTTGTTGCGTTTtacattttctttcaaaattctGACTCATTCTGGAACTTTCCACTCGCTAAGGATCAATCTGCAAGATCCAATATTGAATCTTTTCTGGGTGATGCTCAGTCCGATGACCAAAAATGGGGAGCGTTTGGACCGGTAGATTTGTGA
- the LOC142540458 gene encoding uncharacterized protein LOC142540458 codes for MAEIQENPILAFFSNLLRGIKLPLPNNDAMVEPAAVTPSAEPMEKKPTVIEDESVNPSSVKFPTQGFTPLKLETDSVEAEPDTNPLLLWQVYAIGGFFILRWAWTRWNERKGRKKSDNEPPTDPDDI; via the exons ATGGCGGAAATTCAAGAAAACCCTATTTTAGCATTTTTCTCCAACTTACTTCGCGGGATTAAACTGCCTCTACCGAATAATGATGCGATGGTGGAGCCAGCCGCTGTTACTCCCTCCGCCGAGCCGATGGAGAAGAAGCCAACCGTGATCGAAGATGAGAGCGTTAATCCTTCTTCGGTGAAGTTTCCAACGCAGGGTTTTACTCCGCTGAAGCTCGAAACTGACTCCGTGGAAGCTGAGCCGGACACTAACCCTTTACTTCTATGGCAG GTCTACGCCATCGGgggatttttcattttgagatGGGCGTGGACAAGATGGAATGAGAGGAAGGGTCGTAAGAAATCTGATAATGAACCTCCCACAGATCCTGATGATATCTGA
- the LOC142540452 gene encoding NAC domain-containing protein 53-like translates to MESSGKKKSSASPNTLAPGFRFHPTDEELVRYYLRRKVCGKTFQSDAIAEIDIYKTEPWDLPSMSRLKTRDLEWYFFSMLDRKYGNGARTNRATEKGYWKTTGKDREVYHRKHIVGMKKTLVYHNGRAPKGQRSNWVMHEYRLTDLELEGAGISQDAFVLCRVFQKSGSGPKNGEQYGAPFLDEEWENDELEPVPKMDVLEEEDFGDDAYLDGNYLGQILGSDVSSDITHPQLNFQSADGSLGGETPESVSDTKNTQKLLDCAKPCYGPEKLDDTNLYVLPIPYDMNGNLVKHEYIGESSKSGNSEDVDYLLDEPFLDSTDYLPFGDEGFIEANDLSNPVEANASSFDMFEEYLTYFDASENYSERFAPDPSAILESEGALHTSLCQKEPNEGTKQDIIPSGQIVDDRNNYSASPSHNQESAKYQSDFKYPFIKQASQMLGNIHAPPAFAEEFPLKNATMHFNSVPQSSTSAHFTAGMIELRNLTVGNSGTFPPSGKHENLNIILSFGFSRGEDGSANLESRVNIHPGKTVSAITRDLLYFVFLFVLVLSMSFKLGAHICAN, encoded by the exons ATGGAATCGTCAGGCAAGAAAAAATCATCTGCGTCTCCGAATACGCTGGCGCCGGGCTTCCGATTCCATCCGACGGATGAAGAATTGGTGCGGTATTATTTGAGGCGGAAAGTCTGCGGGAAAACATTTCAATCGGACGCGATTGCTGAGATCGATATCTACAAGACCGAGCCGTGGGATCTTCCAA GCATGTCAAGGCTGAAGACTAGAGATCTGGAGTGGTATTTCTTCAGTATGCTGGATAGGAAATATGGTAATGGAGCAAGGACAAACAGAGCAACTGAAAAAGGGTACTGGAAAACGACCGGAAAGGACAGGGAAGTTTACCATAGAAAACATATTGTGGGCATGAAGAAAACTCTTGTTTATCATAATGGTCGTGCTCCAAAAGGTCAGAGGAGCAACTGGGTTATGCATGAATACAGGCTTACTGACCTAGAATTGGAGGGAGCTGGAATATCTCAG GATGCATTTGTGCTGTGCCGAGTCTTTCAGAAAAGTGGTTCAGGGCCCAAGAATGGTGAACAGTATGGGGCACCATTTTTGGATGAGGAATGGGAGAATGATGAGTTGGAACCAGTTCCCAAAATGGATGTTTTGGAGGAAGAGGACTTTGGCGATGATGCATATCTGGATGGGAATTACCTTGGACAG ATTCTTGGATCAGATGTTTCATCGGATATTACTCATCCTCAGTTGAACTTCCAATCTGCTGATGGCAGTCTTGGTGGTGAAACACCAGAATCAGTCAGTGACACCAAAAACACCCAAAAGCTCCTGGATTGTGCTAAACCATGCTATGGACCAGAGAAGTTGGATGATACAAATTTATATGTGCTGCCTATTCCTTATGATATGAACGGAAATTTAGTCAAGCATGAATACATTGGTGAATCCAGCAAATCTGGGAATTCTGAGGATGTGGATTACTTACTTGACGAACCATTTCTGGATTCTACTGATTATCTTCCATTTGGAGATGAAGGTTTCATTGAAGCTAATGATCTCTCCAATCCCGTTGAAGCGAATGCTTCTTCTTTTGACATGTTTGAGGAGTACCTTACATACTTTGATGCCAGTGAGAACTATTCTGAGAGATTCGCTCCTGATCCTTCAGCAATACTTGAAAGTGAGGGTGCTCTTCACACGTCCCTTTGTCAGAAG GAACCAAATGAAGGAACAAAGCAAGATATTATTCCAAGTGGACAGATTGTTGACGATCGTAATAATTATTCTGCATCTCCATCACATAACCAAGAGTCGGCAAAATATCAATCAG ATTTTAAGTATCCATTCATCAAACAGGCAAGTCAAATGTTGGGCAACATCCATGCACCACCAGCATTTGCTGAAGAATTCCCTCTAAAGAATGCGACCATGCATTTCAATTCCGTGCCCCAATCTTCCACTTCTGCGCATTTCACTGCTGGCATGATCGAGCTAAGGAATTTGACAGTAGGCAACAGTGGAACTTTCCCACCTTCTGGAAAGCATGAGAACCTGAACATTATTCTTTCATTTGGGTTTTCACGTGGTGAAGATGGTTCTGCCAACTTGGAATCTCGCGTAAACATACATCCGGGAAAGACTGTCTCAGCTATCACCAGGGATTTGTTGTATTTCGTCTTTCTGTTTGTCTTAGTTCTCTCCATGAGCTTTAAACTCGGAGCACATATATGTGCCAATTAA
- the LOC142540454 gene encoding putative small nuclear ribonucleoprotein F: MATVPVNPKPFLNNLTGKPVMVKLKWGMEYKGFLVSVDSYMNLQLANAEEYIDGQCTGSLGEILIRCNNVLYLRGVPEDEEIEEADRD, translated from the exons ATGGCT ACTGTTCCAGTTAACCCGAAGCCTTTCTTGAACAATTTGACTGGGAAGCCTGTAATGGTAAAACTAAAATGGGGCATGGAATACAAAG GTTTCCTCGTCTCCGTAGATTCATATATGAATTTGCAG CTTGCAAATGCTGAAGAATACATTGATGGGCAATGCACTGGAAGTCTTGGGGAGATTTTAATTAG ATGTAATAATGTTCTTTATCTTCGTGGGGTGCCAGAGGATGAAGAAATAGAAGAAGCAGACCGCGATTAG